A stretch of Oryza brachyantha chromosome 4, ObraRS2, whole genome shotgun sequence DNA encodes these proteins:
- the LOC102710112 gene encoding 4-hydroxy-tetrahydrodipicolinate synthase 2, chloroplastic isoform X2: protein MASLLTASPGARRLAWRDAAAAAPAPAPLLRMSRGKFSVAAITLDDYLPMRSTEVKNRTSTADITSLRVVTAIKTPYLPDGRFDLEAYDGLINMQIEGGAEGVIVGGTTGEGHLMSWDEHIMLIGHTVNCFGTKVKVVGNTGSNSTREAIHATEQGFAVGMHAALHINPYYGKTSIEGLISHFEAVLPMGPTIIYNVPSRTGQDIPPGVIEAVSSFPNLAGVKECVGHDRVKCYTDKGITIWSGNDDECHDSRWKYGATGVISVASNLIPGLMHSLMYEGENATLNEKLLPLMKWLFCQPNPIALNTALAQLGVVRPVFRLPYVPLALEKRVEFVRIVESIGRENFVGEKEARVLDDDDFVLVSRY, encoded by the exons ATGGCGTCGCTGCTGACGGCCAGCCCGggcgcccgccgcctcgcgtggcgggacgccgccgccgccgcaccggcaCCAGCGCCGTTGCTCAG GATGAGCAGAGGAAAGTTTTCAGTGGCGGCTATAACCCTTGATGATTATCTTCCTATGCGAAGTACTGAAGTGAAAAATCG GACATCGACAGCTGATATCACTAGCCTTAGAGTAGTTACAGCAATCAAAACCCCTTATCTGCCAGACGGAAGATTCGATCTTGAAGCATATGACGGACTGATAAATATGCAGATAGAAGGTGGTGCTGAAGGTGTAATAGTTGGAGGAACAACAGGAGAAGGCCACCTTATGAGCTGGGATGAACACATCATGCTTATTGGACATACTGTTAACTGCTTTGGTACTAAAGTTAAAGTGGTTGGTAACACAGGAAGTAACTCAACAAGAGAGGCTATTCATGCAACAGAGCAGGGATTTGCTGTTGGTATGCATGCGGCTCTCCACATCAATCCCTATTATGGGAAGACATCTATCGAGGGGTTGATATCTCATTTTGAGGCTGTCCTCCCAATGGGTCCAACCATCATTTACAATGTGCCATCCAGGACGGGCCAAGATATTCCCCCTGGAGTTATTGAGGCAGTTTCAAGTTTTCCAAACTTGGCAGGTGTGAAAGAATGTGTTGGGCATGACAGGGTTAAGTGCTACACCGACAAAGGAATAACCATATGGAGTGGTAATGATGATGAATGCCACGATTCTAGGTGGAAATATGGCGCCACCGGAGTTATTTCTGTGGCTAGCAACCTTATTCCTGGTCTCATGCACAGTCTGATGTATGAAGGTGAGAATGCAACGCTAAATGAGAAGCTGCTGCCTCTGATGAAATGGTTGTTTTGTCAGCCGAATCCGATTGCTCTCAACACTGCACTGGCTCAGCTTGGAGTGGTAAGGCCCGTCTTTAGATTGCCATATGTACCTCTTGCTCTTGAAAAGAGGGTCGAGTTTGTCCGAATTGTCGAATCGATTGGACGGGAAAACTTCGTGGGTGAGAAAGAGGCACGGGTTCTTGATGACGACGATTTTGTGTTGGTCAGTAGGTACTAA
- the LOC102710112 gene encoding 4-hydroxy-tetrahydrodipicolinate synthase, chloroplastic isoform X1: MRSSMVGITPVIQTMRFKYMDRRMEGYLLEAEILQGYQKDALSGGAVGTRRSQLNRRGEEQCRHHHGDPLKESGVPWGSIQGIGTAAGSLAVGSQRGEQGCSFFLIGVGHVSGYEEYDVLWDYRIARMSRGKFSVAAITLDDYLPMRSTEVKNRTSTADITSLRVVTAIKTPYLPDGRFDLEAYDGLINMQIEGGAEGVIVGGTTGEGHLMSWDEHIMLIGHTVNCFGTKVKVVGNTGSNSTREAIHATEQGFAVGMHAALHINPYYGKTSIEGLISHFEAVLPMGPTIIYNVPSRTGQDIPPGVIEAVSSFPNLAGVKECVGHDRVKCYTDKGITIWSGNDDECHDSRWKYGATGVISVASNLIPGLMHSLMYEGENATLNEKLLPLMKWLFCQPNPIALNTALAQLGVVRPVFRLPYVPLALEKRVEFVRIVESIGRENFVGEKEARVLDDDDFVLVSRY; this comes from the exons ATGAGAAGTAGCATGGTAGGAATCACTCCTGTAATACAGACAATGAGATTTAAATACATGGACAGACGGATGGAAGGATACCTCCTTGAAGCTGAGATATTGCAGGGATACCAGAAAGACGCCTTGAGTGGGGGCGCAGTGGGGACTCGACGAAGCCAGCTGAACCGCAGAGGCGAGGAGCAGTGTAGGCACCACCATGGGGATCCATTAAAGGAATCAGGGGTGCCGTGGGGATCCATTCAGGGGATTGGGACGGCAGCAGGATCGCTCGCAGTAGGCAGCCAAAGAGGGGAGCAAggttgttccttttttttgatTGGGGTGGGCCACGTGTCAGGTTATGAGGAGTATGACGTATTGTGGGATTACAGGATTGCGAG GATGAGCAGAGGAAAGTTTTCAGTGGCGGCTATAACCCTTGATGATTATCTTCCTATGCGAAGTACTGAAGTGAAAAATCG GACATCGACAGCTGATATCACTAGCCTTAGAGTAGTTACAGCAATCAAAACCCCTTATCTGCCAGACGGAAGATTCGATCTTGAAGCATATGACGGACTGATAAATATGCAGATAGAAGGTGGTGCTGAAGGTGTAATAGTTGGAGGAACAACAGGAGAAGGCCACCTTATGAGCTGGGATGAACACATCATGCTTATTGGACATACTGTTAACTGCTTTGGTACTAAAGTTAAAGTGGTTGGTAACACAGGAAGTAACTCAACAAGAGAGGCTATTCATGCAACAGAGCAGGGATTTGCTGTTGGTATGCATGCGGCTCTCCACATCAATCCCTATTATGGGAAGACATCTATCGAGGGGTTGATATCTCATTTTGAGGCTGTCCTCCCAATGGGTCCAACCATCATTTACAATGTGCCATCCAGGACGGGCCAAGATATTCCCCCTGGAGTTATTGAGGCAGTTTCAAGTTTTCCAAACTTGGCAGGTGTGAAAGAATGTGTTGGGCATGACAGGGTTAAGTGCTACACCGACAAAGGAATAACCATATGGAGTGGTAATGATGATGAATGCCACGATTCTAGGTGGAAATATGGCGCCACCGGAGTTATTTCTGTGGCTAGCAACCTTATTCCTGGTCTCATGCACAGTCTGATGTATGAAGGTGAGAATGCAACGCTAAATGAGAAGCTGCTGCCTCTGATGAAATGGTTGTTTTGTCAGCCGAATCCGATTGCTCTCAACACTGCACTGGCTCAGCTTGGAGTGGTAAGGCCCGTCTTTAGATTGCCATATGTACCTCTTGCTCTTGAAAAGAGGGTCGAGTTTGTCCGAATTGTCGAATCGATTGGACGGGAAAACTTCGTGGGTGAGAAAGAGGCACGGGTTCTTGATGACGACGATTTTGTGTTGGTCAGTAGGTACTAA
- the LOC102723048 gene encoding histone H1, which produces MPAMAKPASRAAKPASAPKPKAKPAAAAAGGPSHPPYFEMIKEAIAALKERTGSSAHAIAKHMEDKHGVSLPANYKKMLSIQLRGFAAKGKLVKVKASYKLSDAAKKDSPKAKPAAAPRPAKDAAKPKKPAAKPKKAPAAAAAGSKRKAPEKKVVAKPKKSPAAKLKAKPKTVRSPAAKKARKVAAA; this is translated from the exons ATGCCTGCCATGGCCAAGCccgcctcccgcgccgccaAGCCCGCGTCGGCGCCGAAGCCGAAGGCgaagccggccgccgccgccgccggtggccccTCGCACCCGCCCTACTTCGAG ATGATTAAGGAGGCGATCGCGGCGCTGAAGGAGAGGACCGGCTCGAGCGCGCACGCCATCGCCAAGCACATGGAGGACAAGCACGGCGTGTCGCTGCCGGCCAACTACAAGAAGATGCTCTCCATCCAGCTGCGCGGGTTCGCCGCCAAGGGCAAGCTCGTCAAGGTCAAGGCCTCCTACAAGCTCTCCGACGCCGCCAAGAAGGACTCGCCCAAGGCcaagcccgccgccgcccccaggCCCGCCAAGGACGCCGCCAAGCCCAAGAAGCCCGCCGCCAAGCCCAAGAAGgcccccgcggccgccgccgccggctccaaGCGCAaggcgccggagaagaaggTGGTCGCCAAGCCCAAGAAGTCCCCGGCGGCGAAGCTCAAGGCCAAGCCAAAGACCGTCCGGTCTCCGGCCGCCAAGAAGGCCCGCAAGGTCGCCGCTGCCTGA